GGCACCACCTTTGTGACCGGAGCTGCCACGGTGGTTGCGGACGGCATGGGCCGCCTGGGCACCGGCAGCCTGCACCTCAATGGCGGCACCGTCCGCCTCACGGGCAGTGATACGGAAATCTATAGCTCCGGCATTACCCTGGGCAGTTCCGACGGGACCTTGCAGGTGGAAGCCGGCAAAACACTGGTGCTGCGGGGTGTTGTCTCATCCGAGACCAATCCGTCCGCCGCGCTCACGACCAACCCGAACAGCGGCGGCCTGCGCATTGAAGGCTCCGGCACTGTTCAATTTGGTGAGCGCACCGACGGGAGCACCCTGGTGGGGGTGGCCAACAACTACACCGGCCTGACCCTGCTGGGTGACGGGACGAACCCTCTCCACATCAGCCTGCAGGGGGGCGGAAACAACAATGCGCAGCACACGCCCTTTGGGACGACGGATTCCTGGACGGACGGCACCATCGTCCGCAACAACGTCACTTTGGAATTTGCTCCGCAATACGGTTCCGGCGCCGGCACCAGCCAGGCGCGCTACCGGGAGTGGATACAGTTTGGTGAGCAGGCAGGTGACCAGATTTACATCAATCACACCACCCAGCGGCAGATTGTGATGGATGGATTTTACAATGTGATTGGCGACTTGAACATCCATGCGCAGGTCGGCTCGCTGAACAACGGAGGTACTGGCAACAGCACCTTTTATTTCAACGTCAATGAGGGCAGCCTGGCCGGCACAGGGGACATCATCAAGACCGGGGCGGGCAATCTTTACTTCTACAACACGATGACGCAGTGGACGGGGGACATGGATCTCCGGGAGGGACTGACCTTGCAGCTGATGTATCCAGGAGCGGCACTGGAGGACACCGGCATCATCTATATGGGAGATCCCGCCGGCGAGGTCAGCAGCTTGTTGAGCTACCGTGTGCAGACGCGCTACGGCAATGCCGTGACTGGTGTGGACAGCGGCCGGCAGAGGCTGGACATCCCGCGTGACATCACCATCCGCGATGGCATCAACCAGGAGGTCCAGATCGGCGGCAGCAGCTCGCCGGACATCACAATGGTGTACAGCGGGGACATCAACCTTGGCAATGGCAGCACGGGCGGCGGCGGGGCAGACTCCCCCAATCATGTGCGGTTCATTTACACGGATACCACTGGTTACAGCGGCATCCTCACCGGCCACCAGCAGCATGCGGTGATGATCGTCAGCGGCAACCTCAGCGGGTCCAACAACCTGATGCTGGAAAACGTGGATGACGGAAGCGGGAACAATGACATCAACGACCAGTTCACGACCTTTTTGTTCAGCGGTGATAACAGTGCCTACACGGGCAGACTGACCATCGGCTCTGAGCTGGGTGCGGCTTCGGGCAACTTTGACCGGGATGACAATGAAATTTTCCGGGCAGGTTCTGACACGGCTTTGAGCGCGTCCATTCCGGTGGAGATGCGTAACATGACCACGATGCAGGCGGGCGGATTTGAGCTGACCATCGGCGGTCTCGTCACCAATGATGGCATCAGCACCACCGGGCTGTATTCCTTCACCAGCCCCACCTTTGATCCCACTCGGCAGACGACAGCGGACCTGGATGCGGTGAATGCCAATATCAATGCCGCCTCGGGCACGCTGCATGGGGCGAATTCAGGGGGTGTGAATTACATTCCCATTGGTAACAGCTCAGCCATCATTGAAAACGCCTCAACCACCCCAGGCACGCTGAGAATCGTGCAGGAGAGCAATGCCATCTGGGACGCCTATTTCCGGGATGGTGTGCCTGCGGCCCAGTTCGAGGACAGCAGCGCCACCCCTGGCTCCCTCAGTCTGGAAAAGCTCGGGGCCGGCTCTGCCACCCTGACCATCTACAATGATTACACCGGCACGACGACCGTCAGTGCGGGTCAGCTCCAGGTCGGCAGGGATGGCACAGGGGAATGGGGCATCGTGAACCAGGGCAGCACCGCGCTTTTCGGGGCCATGAAACAGACCGCCAACACCGTGGCAGGCAGCACCGGCACCGGATTGACGACGGTGATGGCCGGGGCAAACCTCAGCGGCACCGGCCATGTGAGGGGCGGGCTGGAGCTTCATGGCACGCTGGCACCCGGTGACTTCATTGGCGAACTGGCCGGTGCGACCATGGGTACTCTTTTCGTTGGCGACGGAGGTGTGGGAGACCTGACCCTTCATGCAGGGGCGACGGTGTCTTTGCAGATCGCCCTGCCTTCCATGATAGATCCGGACTTGCAGGCAGGCACTTACAGGATTGGGGATGACTTTTACACCACGCATGTGGCCTTCCTGGACTTCTTCAGCACGGGTGATAATCTGTCACGGGCGTTTCCCTTCGGTTTTGGCCAGGGCGGTTCCCACATTCCCACGACCAATCATGATCACCTTGAGATCAGTGGCAGCGTGATTTGGGACGGCGGCCAGATTTCGGTCCTGGGAGATACAGAAACCGGATTCATTCCTGAGGCCGGCCAGGTCTTCAATCTCCTCGATTGGTACAACATGGATGGAACTGACTGGGGAGATTTCAGCACGGGGAGCGGTCGCTACCTCGTCGGCAATGGTGATGACAATGGACATCTGGATCTGCCGGATCTGTCGGCCTACCCGGAGCTGCGCTGGGACACGGGCATCTTCTTCAGCCATGGAGCGCTGGTCATCTCCATCGTGCCGGAGCCCAGCCGTGCAGTTCTGACCTTGTTGGGGCTTGGGATGCTGCTTTTCCGCCGGCGGCGCTGAAGCTGACGGAAATTGGCCGGAGGCAGGTGGCATGCCTGCCTCCGGACGGTCATGAGACGAAATCAGACATGGGCAAAAGGCCGGACTTTCATGGAATCTCTGGACGCTGCGGCCAGATCCCGTATGGGGTCTGTCTGCATTCCTAATGAAACCTCTTTTAGAAACCCTGCGCGCCGGCACCGGCTATCTGGAGAAGCATGGTGTGGATGAGGCCCGGTTGAACATGGAGCACCTGCTGGCCCATGTGCTGGGCTGCCGGCGCCTGGACCTGTATCTCCGGTTTGGTGAGATGCTGCCTGAGACGGATCTGGAAAAACTGCGCGGCCTGATCAAAAAACGTGCCGATGGCGAGCCGCTTCAGCACCTGCTGGGCACGGTGGACTTCCTGGGGCTGGAACTCGTCAGCGACCACCGGGCGCTGATTCCGCGGCCGGAGACGGAGTATCTGTGCGATTTGCTGCTGAAGCGCTACGACAAATCACCCCCGGCCCGGGTGCTGGACATGGCCACAGGGTCCGGCTGCATCGGGCTGACATTGGCCACTGCATGGAAGGACAGCCAGGTGGTGCTGGCCGACATCTCCGAGGAGGCCCTGGACCTGGCGCGGCTGAATGCCAGCCGGCTCGGCCTGAGCCAGGTGCAAATCTTTCGCAGCGACCTTTTTGAAAAAATCACAGGCACCTTTGACCTCGTCGTGAGCAACCTGCCCTACATTCCCCGGGGGGAGATTCCACTGCTGAGCCGGGAGGTGCGGCGGGATCCCCTCCTTGCGCTGGATGGCGGGCCGGACGGACTGGATATTGTACGCCGTTTCCTGGCAGATGCTCCCGCCAGGCTGGCCCCTGGGGCGCTCATCGCGCTGGAGGTGGGGCATGATCAGGGGCATATCACGGCGCAGCACGCCACCGGGCTGGGCTATGGTGCAGCCCAGGTACATGCCGACCTGGCCGGGGTGCAGCGCTTCGTCTTTGCTGACGCCCCGGCAGAAAGTTGACTTATTTTTTTGAAAATTTGTAACTGGAGCATCACAATCTGGTAATGCCCTATGTCTGCGGGATTTGTCGTGTGGAAACTGGCTTTCACGGTAGCTTTTTTTCAGCGGCAGGTCCCGCAGACGTCGCTCTCTTACTGAGATGCATCTTCCTGCTTGCACCCGCGCTTCTGCGACGCACTTAGACGGGCAACATGGAAAAACTCATCGTTCACGGCGGCGCAGCATTGAAAGGCCGCGTCAATATCAGCGGCAGCAAGAACTCCTCCCTGCCCATTTTGGCGGCCACGCTGCTGACGAAGGACACCTGCACCATCCGGCGTGTGCCTGACCTGAGCGATACCAATTACATGGTACGCATTCTGGGGGAGCTGGGGGCGGAGGTGGAGCGCGCTAGCGGTGTGGTGGTGGTGAAGGCGGAAAAGATCAAGTCCGTGGCCCCCTATGAACTGGTGCGGAAGATGCGCGCCAGCATCTGTGTGCTGGGGCCGCTGACCGGCCGGCTGAAAAAATGCACCGTGTCCCTGCCTGGTGGCTGCGTCATCGGTGACCGGCCGGTGGATCTGCACCTGAAAGGCCTGGAGGCGCTGGGCGCGGTCATCACGGTGGATGGCGGGGACATCAGCGTGAACGCCAAAAAAGGCTTCAAGGGCGGTCCGATGAACCTGATGGGCAAGCATGGCTCCACAGTGCTCGGCACGGACAATGTGATGATGGCCGCCACACTGGCCAAAGGGACCACGATCATTGACGGCGCTGCCGCCGAGCCGGAGGTGGAGGACCTGGCCAATTTTCTCATCAAGATGGGTGCCAAGATCGAAGGCGCAGGCACCAACCGCATCGTCATCGAAGGCGTGAAGGAGCTGCATGGAGCCGAGCACACCGTCATCCCGGACCGCATTGAGGCCGGCACCTTTCTCTGCGCCGGGGCCATGGTCGGCAGCGGGCTGACCCTGAAGCGGGTCATGCCGGAGCACATGACGGCCGTGACGGACACGCTGAAAAACTGCGGCTTCCCGATTGAGATCGGCAAGGACAGCATCACCATCGCGCCGAACCCAAATGCCAAAGGTTTCGATCTCACCACTCTTTGTTATCCCGGATTTCCCACGGACATGCAGGCACAGTTTTGTGCGCTGGCCTGTGTGATTGATGACACCAGCACGATCACCGAGACCATTTTCCCGCAGCGCTTCATGCACGTGGCGGAAATGAAGCGCATGGGTGCCCACATTGATCTCCAGGGAGCGACCGCCCGCATCCGTGGCGGTGGCGTGCTGAAAGGCGCGCCCGTCATGGCCAGCGACCTGCGTGCCTCCGCCGCCCTGGTGCTGGCTGGCCTAGTCGCTAGCGGCAAGACGGACGTGAACCGCCTGTATCACATTGACCGCGGTTACGAGCACCTGGACGACAAACTGGCCGGGCTGGGCGCGGAGCTGGAGCGGGTGAAGGAGTGAGAGGATCTTGAAGCGGAATAACCATGTTTGCATTCATTACCTTTGGTCGGTAATACGGAGTCCCGGTACACATGAGATACACTTTGCCAATCCTCGCATTGATGGTTTTTTTATGTGCCTGCGGTCGTTCTGGCTCTGGAACTCCCGCCGGGTTCATTGACAGTTTCGGCTCACATGCATCACCGTCTGGTGCGATGACCGTGGAAGTGACTCGCCGCGAGAAGTCACTGGTTGATTTTGCAGTCGTTGATACATCCACTGGCAAGACGCTTGTGACTGATTATATCGGTTCCGATGCGATGCGCTGGTTCTTGTGGTGGGAGAATCCTTCGCGGTTGTGGGGCTACGGAAGCGATCTCGGTTACTTTAAGGTCTTCGACTTTGCGTCTGGCCGGGTAACGAGTTCCTCCGTGAGCGATGCCACGCCGGTTCCGCAGTTTGTTTGGGATCACTTACCCACGTCTAAACAACGCCGCTACAGAGTTGCGCCAGCTTTATTGCCAGAGAATTGAGATGAATATGAGCAGACCAGCATCGCAAAAGGCAAGTGCAGGTTTGGTTCACCACCTCAAGGCTTCATCGCCCGGAGCGCTGGCAAGTCCAGCAGGATGTTCTGGCTGCGCATGAGGGTCTCCCCAACCAAAAGCGCGTCAGCGCCGGCTTCGGCCAGGCGGGCGGCATCGGCAGGGGTTTTGATGCCGCTTTCGGAGACGAGCAGGATGTCATCGGGCACTTCTTCGGCCAGGGCTTCGGTGGTGGCCATGTCCACGGTGAAGCTTTTCAAATTGCGGTTGTTGATGCCGAGGATGCGCACGTCGGTATCCAGGGCGCGCTCCAGCTCGGGCAGGTCGTGGACTTCCATGAGCACGTCGAGCTGGAAGGTG
This Prosthecobacter sp. SYSU 5D2 DNA region includes the following protein-coding sequences:
- the prmC gene encoding peptide chain release factor N(5)-glutamine methyltransferase, which gives rise to MKPLLETLRAGTGYLEKHGVDEARLNMEHLLAHVLGCRRLDLYLRFGEMLPETDLEKLRGLIKKRADGEPLQHLLGTVDFLGLELVSDHRALIPRPETEYLCDLLLKRYDKSPPARVLDMATGSGCIGLTLATAWKDSQVVLADISEEALDLARLNASRLGLSQVQIFRSDLFEKITGTFDLVVSNLPYIPRGEIPLLSREVRRDPLLALDGGPDGLDIVRRFLADAPARLAPGALIALEVGHDQGHITAQHATGLGYGAAQVHADLAGVQRFVFADAPAES
- the murA gene encoding UDP-N-acetylglucosamine 1-carboxyvinyltransferase translates to MEKLIVHGGAALKGRVNISGSKNSSLPILAATLLTKDTCTIRRVPDLSDTNYMVRILGELGAEVERASGVVVVKAEKIKSVAPYELVRKMRASICVLGPLTGRLKKCTVSLPGGCVIGDRPVDLHLKGLEALGAVITVDGGDISVNAKKGFKGGPMNLMGKHGSTVLGTDNVMMAATLAKGTTIIDGAAAEPEVEDLANFLIKMGAKIEGAGTNRIVIEGVKELHGAEHTVIPDRIEAGTFLCAGAMVGSGLTLKRVMPEHMTAVTDTLKNCGFPIEIGKDSITIAPNPNAKGFDLTTLCYPGFPTDMQAQFCALACVIDDTSTITETIFPQRFMHVAEMKRMGAHIDLQGATARIRGGGVLKGAPVMASDLRASAALVLAGLVASGKTDVNRLYHIDRGYEHLDDKLAGLGAELERVKE